The DNA window CCACTTTGCCGGGAGCCGCCGCCGGCGGGTCTTCGAATACCTCGCCACCAGGCCACTATATCTCGTTGCGGGCGCCTGCCAATACCGATGTGGGACCTTCCCGTTCGGTGACCATCGAGTATCACCGCACCCGTTTCGACAAGGACTGGGTCGCGGACGACGAGAACCAGCTGGATTCAGCCATGCGCCATATCGGCGAGAAGCTGCGGAGCCATCACAAGCTCCATCTGCCTGGCGGTGTCAGCTTCCATTGCGATACGGGCGCGCAGCCAGACTCCGGAAGCCGTGGACTGGGTTCCCTGCTGCCCTTCGGCTGTCACGGCGAGGCGCCGCCCCAGGCCTCGGGCAAGGACGGCGACCGACGTCTGGATCTGGCTCCCGCGCATGCGCTGGATGGCTCGGCGACGGCGGCCTCGGTGGCCGGCAAGCCCTTGCCCCGGCCCGTGGTGGCGCCGCTGGACACGACCGCGATGTGCGAAACCGCCCGTATGGCCGGCGGTCCGCTGCCGGCCGGCTGCAAGAACCGGGAGATCCGGCGCCCGGCGCCGGCCTCGTCGACATCCTGGGCACCGCCGCTGGACCGTTTCTGAACGAGTGCCTCAGCGGCCCGGCCGCCGGCGGGTCCATGCCTGCCAGCCCAGATAGGCCGGGATGCCGGCCAGGATGATCAGCACCCCGATGCCGCTGTCCCGTGGGCGGCTGTACAGGGTTTCGGCCACCACTCCGGCAATGCAGACAATGAACAGCAGCGGCAGCCAGGGGTAGGCCGGGACGCGGAAGCTGAGCGGCTGCTGGCGATCATGCCGGCGATACCAGAACAAGGTGGCAATCCCCAGTGCGCAGGCCAGCCAGTCGCCGAAGGTCGCGTAGTCCAGCAGCTGGCCGTAGCTGCCGCTGACGGCCAGCACAATGGACCAGCCGGTCAGCAGCAGCAGGGCGCGATTGGGGGTGCGATGGCGCGGGTCCAGCTGCCCGATGCTGGTGAAGAACAAGCCGTCCCGGCCCATCACCTGCAGTACCCGTGCACCGGCGACCAGGGTGATATTGCAGAAACCCAGGGTGGAAATGGCGATCCCGATCGCGATCAGCTGACTGCCGGCGGGTCCGAACAGCCGCGCCATCACGTCGGCGGCCGGGGTATGACTGGCCGCCAGCCCGGCATGGCCGAGTGCCGCCAGATAAGCGGTGTTGACCAGGGTATAGACGGCGACCACGATCAGCATGCCGATCAGCATCGCCCGGGGCAGGGTGCGCTGCGGCTGGTGGACCTCGCCCGCCAGATTGTTGAGATAGGTAAAGCCGCTGTAGGCAAACAGCACCGGCAGGGCCGCGCCCATGAAGCCGACGTCGGCGCGGGCGGGATCCACGGCCAGCAAAGGCTGATGATGGCGACTGGCCAGATACAGGCCGGCAACGATCAGGATGGCGATGGCGGCCAGTTTCAGCAGGGTGAACAGGTTCTGGATCTGTGCGCCCAGTCGCAAGCCGAACAGGTTGATCGCCGCCACGAAGACCAGGGCCGCGGCGGCCAGCGGGCGGATCATGCCGGGGGCCAGGCCGAACACGGCCGAGGCATAGCTGGCAAACACCGTGGCGACGGCGGCGGTGGAGCCGGAATAGATCACCAGCAGCATGGTCCAGCCGAACAGAAAGCCGGCCATCGGCCCGAAGGCCTCGCGCAGATAGACATAGCTGCCGCCCGCCTGGGGCCGGCGGGCGCCCAGCTCGGCGTAGCAGAGCGCGCCGACCAAGGTCAGCAGGCCGGCGGCGGCCCACATCAGCAGCAGGCTCAAGCCTGAGGCGGTCCGCTGTGCCGCGATGCCGGGATTGAGAAAAATCCCGCCGCCGATGATGCCGCCGACCACGATCATGGCGGCATCACGCATGCCGAGACGGCGGACGTAGGTTTCGTCCGTTGCGGGTTGAGACATGGAATTCCCCTGGATGGCTTGCGGCCAGCATGAGTGGCTGGTCGCGAATCGACAAGTGGTGAAAGGCCTGTGCCCGCGTCAGACTGGCAGGCCGGCTTCGCGCATGCTTTCGATCACCCGCCGGGCAATCGCTTCCGGTTCCATGTCGTAGCCGGCAAGCACGTGGTTGCCGGGTCCGTAGGGCCCCCATTGGGCGGCACTGGTGGTGGTGAAGATGCCGAAGGTGGCGGCGGCGGTGGTGCTGGCCAGATGCATCACGCCGCAGTCCAGACTGAGATAGGCGGTACTGGCCTGTATCACGGCGGCGAGCTTGCGGATATCCCGGGAATAGAAGCCCGGATAGGCATCGGCGACCATCGAGACGCCATTGGCGGGAATCAGCTCGAGCACCGTCCAGCCGGCCAGGGCCGGCTGCAGCACCTCGAGCAATCGCCGCCACCAGCTGCCGTCTTTCTGCTTGGGCCCGGTGGCATTGGCGAACAAGGCCAGCACCGGGGCGCCTGGCCGGTGCTGCGCCAGTCCGGCCAGCAGCCCATCCAGCACCTGCCGGCCCAGCGCGGTTTCAGCGGGCGACAGGCGCAGTGCCGGCGGTGGACCGGTGTCCTCCATGGCCAGGCCCATCGCGGTGCGTAACAGATAGACGCCCAGCTGGCCCTTGCTTTCCAGGTCCGCAGGCACGGTCACGGCATGAGTCAGATGCCCGGCCTTCCTCGGGCCGTCATAGCCCAGGGCATAGCGTGCCCGGAACAGCTGGATCATGCGCCGGCTGGTACCGGACTGCGCATCGGGATCGATGACCAGATCATACGACTCGCGCCGCAGCTGGCGCAGGCTGCGCAGGTAGCGGGGCAGTTCGCCCAGCCATTGCGAAGGCAAGGCCTGGATGGTTTCGACCTGATGGAAGCCGGCATACAAATCGTGAGCCACCGGGCTGCGGGTGACGATGCTGACGCGGGCGCCGGGATATCGGTGCTCCAGTTCAGTCAGCAAGGGGCTCAGCAGGAGGGCATTGCCCAGGCTCTGGTTCAGGTGGCAGATCAGGATCGAATGGATGCCGCGTTTCGGCAAGGGCGTCCGCAGCGGCTGATGTGGCGGCAGGCCGGCCAGGTGTCGCAGCAGACCCGGCCCGCGGGCGACGGCGAAGGTTTCAGGACGGGCAGGCAGATCTGACACGGCGGAACACTCGATGGCAGGGGTGGGGCAGGAGGGCGTCGTCAGGCGGCGTTCCGCCTGCGCGCGGGGCCGCCATGCTAACAGCTCAACGGGCGGGATCGGGGCTCGAGGCGTCGGTTTGCGCATCGCCGGGCAGCAGGCCGCGCTGCTGCAGCCAGTGACGGGCATTGCCGGCATCCTGTTCGAACCAGGCCCGGGTCGATCCGAGCCGGAAACTGTAACCCCAGCGATCCATGTCGGCCATCAGTCGCGCGCTGCCCACCCCGGGCAGGCAGTCGGCAAGCATGATCTGCAGATAGCAGGTGGCATCTTCCTCGTCGATCGAATCGGTGGCATCGGTATGCACCAGCGCCCGTCGTTCCGGAGGCAGCACGATCAGATGGCAGGCTTCGTGCAGCAGCGAATGGATCGGTGTGTCGGGCCGGGCAAAGACCGAGCTGCCGATGATGCCGGCCTCTTCATCGCCCCAGAAGCTGCCGGGAATGGGCTGGCCGGCCGGGACCGCGACCAGCTCCAGTTCATGCTGCCGCAGCAGGGCCGCCACGGCATCGCGATCCACTTCGGCCAGGGTGATGACGGCATCCGCCGCCAGGTCGGTGGGGTTCATGTTCAGGCTTTGGCAGCAGGCTTTTCTTCGGGCAGGGCGACCGAAAGCTCCAGCACCTCATGCCCGCTGTCGTGCTCCAGGGCGATATTGATGGCCTCGAGGTCGACATTCACGTATTTCTTGATCACTTCCAGCAGCTCGTTGCGCAGCAGCGGCAGGTAGTCGGGCCCACCGCGGGTGGAACGCTCCTGGGCCACGATGATGCGCAGTCGCTCTTTGGCGACGGTAGCCGTCGGTTCGGAACGGCGCTTGAGGAAATCCAGAATACCCATTCGCTGTCAACCTCCGAAAACGCGCTGGAAGAAGCCCTTCTTTTGAACCTCGGTGAAACGCAGCGGGCGTGACTCGCCAAGGATGCGAGCGACGGTATCGGCATAGGCCTGACCGGCATGGGACTGGCTGTCCAGAATCACGGGAACACCCGAGTTGGAGGCGGCCAGCACGTTTTCCGATTCGGGAATCACGCCGACGACCTCGATCCCGAGGATGTCCTCGACGTCCTTGACGCTCAGCATCTCGCCGGCCGCGACGCGGGCCGGGTTGTAGCGGGTCAGCAGCAGAAACTGCTTGATCGGCGCCTCGCCGCGTTCGGCGCGGCGGGTCTTGCTGGCGAGCAGGCCCAGGATACGGTCCGAGTCGCGTACCGAAGACACTTCCGGATTGACCACCACCACGGCCTTGTCGGCGAAATACATCGCCAGATGCGCGCCTTTTTCGATGCCGGCGGGAGAATCGCAGACCACGTAGTCGAAACCGTCCTGGTTCAGCGCATCCAGCACCTTCTCCACACCTTCCAGCGTCAGCGCGTCCTTGTCACGGGTCTGGCTGGCTGCCAGCACGTACAGGTTTTCGTCCCGCTTGTCCTTGATCAGTGCCTGGCGGATGCTGGCTTCGCCATGGACGACATTGACGAAGTCGTACACCACCCGGCGCTCGCAGCCCATGATCAGGTCGAGGTTGCGCAGGCCGACGTCGAAGTCGATGACGGCCACTTTCTTGCCGGTGGCGGCCAGTCCGGTGGCCAGTGACGCACTGGTGGTGGTTTTGCCGACGCCACCCTTGCCCGAGGTGACAACAATAATTTCAGCGCTCAAGGATCCATCTCCCCGTCATGGTTCTATATCGTGGTGTCCCGCCGCATCGAAGCCGGCAGCGGGGTCAAAGCCTTTCGATCAGCAGTTTTTCACCTTCGAGCCAGCATTGCACGGACTTGCCTTCCAGTTCCGGCGGGATCTGTTCGAAAACCCGGTACTGGCCGGCAATGGCGACCAGCTCGGCCCGGAAATCGGAGATGAATATCCGTGCCTCGGTCTGGCCCTGGGCCCCTGCCATGGCTCGTCCGCGCAGGCTGCCATAGATATGGATGTGACCATCGGCAATGACTTCGGCACCATTGGCAATGGCACCGGTCACGACCAGATCACGTTCCCGAGCATAGATCTGCTGGCCTGAACGGACGGCACCTTCGTGGTACTGGGCACCGGGACCCCCGGTCGCAGGTGGCTGTGCCTGAACCGGCGCGGCCGGGAGCGGTTCGACTGCACGCCGCGGTGGCGGGGGAGGCGCCTCGGTCGCGGCCGGCTCATAGGCCGCGCGGAATTTGGCGATCACCGGCAAACCCATCCGCTCGGCCAGAGCCTCGGTTTCCGAAGTACCGTAGGCCAGCGCCACCGGCAGCATGCCGGCACTGCGGACCGCTTCCAGCAAGGCATCGACCACGCCGTCATCGGGAATGGGATGGAGTTCGCTGAGATCCATCACCACCGCGGTGCGACTGAACAGCTTGGGCGAACTGCGGACCCGTCGCTCCAGCTCCTCGCACAGGCTGGCGGCATCCGGTCGGCGGATCCGGACGCTGGCCAGACCGACCTGACCGAAGCGCAGATCGCAGGCGTCACCGACTTCGTTGCGTGCGTTCATGCCTGGACTCCTTGGGCGCGCGGTTCGCGCTCGGCCAGCCAGGCTTCCGCCGGCAGTCCGCCCCGGCTCAGCCAGGTGTCACGCACATATTGATAACTGGGGAGATCCTTCACCAGCAGGCTGACCAGCGGGCCGCTGTCACCCATGCGCTGCTGCCCGACTTCCTGGAAGCCGTAGGTGCCATGGAACAGCACTACCACGTCGTCGCGCGGTTCCAGAAACACCTCGCAGGCCAGCAAGGGCTCGCGAACCTCGGCGAAGCTGGTCACGTCGCAATAGAAAATACGGCCCAGACCATGCCGACGGAAGGCGTTGGCGATCACGATCCGGTCGATGTAGACGAAATCCGGATAATGCTCGGCGAACCACCGGTAATTGGGGCTGGGGTAATCACCGCCGCTCCGCAGGGCGATCAGGAAACCGGCGATTTCGCCATCGATTTCGGCGACCCGGAAATAATCCGCCTGCTGGTGAAAATAGCGCAGTTGTTCGGCGTCCAGTTCCAGGATACTGCGACCGGCAGCGTTGTTGAGCGCCAGGACGGCATCCAGGTCGTGCTCGCGCACATCGCGGATGGCTAAGGCCATGCATTTACTCCGGACTGTTACAGGTCATTCGACGAAAGGGCGCCTCGGCGGAAGGGCACCGGAAGCTTGATAGTATGCCACGCGCAGGTCCTGCGGAAAGCGGCCTCTGCCGGCCCGAGGCCGATGCCGGGCATGACTTTCAACGCATTGCCAAGCCCGCGTCGCCGCCTATGATGGCGGGATGCTCTGGCAACCGCTCAATCATATCCGCCTGCTGCGCTACACCGGGGTATTCACCTTGCTGTGTGCCGGCGCGCCCTTGCTGACCGAACTTTGGCTGGCCTCGCACGCGCCGCCGCCACCGACAGCGTTGCAGACGCGCACGGCACTGGAGCGTGAACAGACCGGGCCTTGCGCCTCGCCGCCGACGGGCGTGCATCCGGCCGGTGCGGTCTGCGGAGTGGCCGATACGGCCGGTGCAGCCGATGGCGGACCCGTTGCAGCGTCAGCTGTCGGCAATCTGATGCGCCCGGAGTTGTCGGGCTGGGCTCTCAGCTATCTGGTCTTCGGTGTGGCCTATCTTTGGCTGACCCGGCGCCTCGGGACAGGGCGAGTGATGGTTCGTGTCGGCGGTCTGCTGCTGATGACATTCGCGGCCCTGGGGGTGGGCTGGTTCAGTCGCAGCGGATTGTCGGCCTTGCTGCTGGTGGTGATCGCGATGGTGCTGCCCTGGCTGCTTGAATGGCGAGTTGCGCTGGCCTGGATGCTGGGACAGCATCTGCTGCTGGGACTGGTGTTCGTGGAGGAGCTGGGGCTGGACGTGCTGCCGGCCTTGCTGCAGGTTTTCACTTATCTGGGTATCTCGACCCTGGCCTTCATCACCTCGGCCATCGCCAGCCAGCAGGCCCGCGAGCGTGAAGTACAGCGCCAGCTCAATTCGGAACTGCGGGCAACCCGGGCCTTGCTGGCCGAGTCCAGCCGACTGGCCGAGCGGATGCGCATCGCTCGCGAACTGCATGACCTGATCGGACATCACCTGACTGCTTTGACCCTGAATCTTGAGGTGGCCAGGCATCTGACCGAAGCCAAGGCCCGCGAGCATGTCGGGGTGGCCCAGAGCACGGCCAAGCTGCTGCTGGCCGATGTTCGCGAAGCGGTCAGTGAATTGCGGCAGGATGATGCGATCGACCTGACTCAGGCGCTGGCCAGTCTGGTCGATGCGGTGCCCGGCCTGCATATTCATATGGAGGTGCCGGCCCGGTTTGCGGTCGAAGACCCCTTGCGCGCCCAGGCCTTGTTGCGTTGCGTGCAGGAAATCGTCACCAATACCGCCCGTCACGCCCATGCGCGCAATCTGTGGTTGAGTTTCAGTTATGTCGATGAGCATCTGATCGGTCTGGCCGCACGTGATGACGGTCGCGGTACGGATGTGCTGATGCCGGGCAACGGGCTGTTGGGCATGCGCGAGCGGCTGGCAGGTTTCGGTGGTACCGTGAGAATCGACTCGGCCGTGCCCAGAGGTTTTGCCTTGTCGATCGAGCTGCCCTTGAACCAGCGCCAGACGCCATTGGCGCATGCACCTGATCTCAGCGGTCAGGCGGCCTTGGTCTGGCCATCATCCGCGGAGATTTACGGCAGGCGGGATTCCCGGGAGGGTTTGGATGGATAGCGATGAGTCTGTGCGCAGGTGATGTCGACAGGTGATCGGCTGACGCAATGATGCTGTCTTCCGGCGGCCGCGGACGGGGCCTGAGGGCTGCGGGGCGAGAGGTGGCCATGCCTGCTCGGGTATGTTGGCAGGCATGATGTCGGTGACGGTCGGAGATTCGGGCCGGCATATGCAGATTTGACGCAATTCCGGGCGGCGCGTCCCCAGTGGGCCGCCTTCGGATCAGGGGTCCGGCCGCCGGCCGGATCGAACCAGCCGGCAGCAGCCGCAGAGGGGCAGGAGCAGTGACGATTTCGGTATGTCTGGTCGATGACCAGAATCTGGTAAGGCAGGGCATCCGCTCCCTGCTCGAATTGACGGATGATATGGCTGTGGTGGCCGAGTGTGTCGATGGCATCGATGCGCTGGCGCAGATTCCGCGCCTGCGTCCGGATGTGGTGCTGCTGGATCTGCGCATGCCCAATATGAGCGGCATCGAGGTCCTGCAGGCCTTGGCGGCCCGTGGCGATTTGCCGCCGACCATCATTCTGACCACCTTCGACGATGATCAGCTGGTCTTGCAGGGACTGAAAGCCGGTGCCAAGGGCTATCTGCTGAAGGACGTTTCGCTGCAGCAGCTGGTGGATGCGGTACGGGTCGTGGCCGAGGGTGGTTCACTGGTGGCGCCGATGGTCACCCAGCGGCTGCGTGCCGGGGTGGATCGGATGCAGAACCAGTTTTCCAGTCTGGAACAACCCGATCCCTTGACCGAGCGCGAGACCGAGATCCTGCGTCTGCTGTCTGGTGGCTACAGCAACAAGGAAATCGCCAATTCCTTGAAAGTGGCCGAGGGCACGGTGAAAAACCATGTCTCCAATATCCTTTCCAAACTGGGGGTGCGCGATCGCACCCGGGCCGTGCTAAAGGCCCTGGAATTGGGTATTGTG is part of the Frateuria aurantia DSM 6220 genome and encodes:
- a CDS encoding APC family permease; translated protein: MSQPATDETYVRRLGMRDAAMIVVGGIIGGGIFLNPGIAAQRTASGLSLLLMWAAAGLLTLVGALCYAELGARRPQAGGSYVYLREAFGPMAGFLFGWTMLLVIYSGSTAAVATVFASYASAVFGLAPGMIRPLAAAALVFVAAINLFGLRLGAQIQNLFTLLKLAAIAILIVAGLYLASRHHQPLLAVDPARADVGFMGAALPVLFAYSGFTYLNNLAGEVHQPQRTLPRAMLIGMLIVVAVYTLVNTAYLAALGHAGLAASHTPAADVMARLFGPAGSQLIAIGIAISTLGFCNITLVAGARVLQVMGRDGLFFTSIGQLDPRHRTPNRALLLLTGWSIVLAVSGSYGQLLDYATFGDWLACALGIATLFWYRRHDRQQPLSFRVPAYPWLPLLFIVCIAGVVAETLYSRPRDSGIGVLIILAGIPAYLGWQAWTRRRPGR
- a CDS encoding glycosyltransferase family 9 protein, which codes for MSDLPARPETFAVARGPGLLRHLAGLPPHQPLRTPLPKRGIHSILICHLNQSLGNALLLSPLLTELEHRYPGARVSIVTRSPVAHDLYAGFHQVETIQALPSQWLGELPRYLRSLRQLRRESYDLVIDPDAQSGTSRRMIQLFRARYALGYDGPRKAGHLTHAVTVPADLESKGQLGVYLLRTAMGLAMEDTGPPPALRLSPAETALGRQVLDGLLAGLAQHRPGAPVLALFANATGPKQKDGSWWRRLLEVLQPALAGWTVLELIPANGVSMVADAYPGFYSRDIRKLAAVIQASTAYLSLDCGVMHLASTTAAATFGIFTTTSAAQWGPYGPGNHVLAGYDMEPEAIARRVIESMREAGLPV
- the minE gene encoding cell division topological specificity factor MinE is translated as MGILDFLKRRSEPTATVAKERLRIIVAQERSTRGGPDYLPLLRNELLEVIKKYVNVDLEAINIALEHDSGHEVLELSVALPEEKPAAKA
- the minD gene encoding septum site-determining protein MinD: MSAEIIVVTSGKGGVGKTTTSASLATGLAATGKKVAVIDFDVGLRNLDLIMGCERRVVYDFVNVVHGEASIRQALIKDKRDENLYVLAASQTRDKDALTLEGVEKVLDALNQDGFDYVVCDSPAGIEKGAHLAMYFADKAVVVVNPEVSSVRDSDRILGLLASKTRRAERGEAPIKQFLLLTRYNPARVAAGEMLSVKDVEDILGIEVVGVIPESENVLAASNSGVPVILDSQSHAGQAYADTVARILGESRPLRFTEVQKKGFFQRVFGG
- the minC gene encoding septum site-determining protein MinC, encoding MNARNEVGDACDLRFGQVGLASVRIRRPDAASLCEELERRVRSSPKLFSRTAVVMDLSELHPIPDDGVVDALLEAVRSAGMLPVALAYGTSETEALAERMGLPVIAKFRAAYEPAATEAPPPPPRRAVEPLPAAPVQAQPPATGGPGAQYHEGAVRSGQQIYARERDLVVTGAIANGAEVIADGHIHIYGSLRGRAMAGAQGQTEARIFISDFRAELVAIAGQYRVFEQIPPELEGKSVQCWLEGEKLLIERL
- a CDS encoding GNAT family N-acetyltransferase, yielding MALAIRDVREHDLDAVLALNNAAGRSILELDAEQLRYFHQQADYFRVAEIDGEIAGFLIALRSGGDYPSPNYRWFAEHYPDFVYIDRIVIANAFRRHGLGRIFYCDVTSFAEVREPLLACEVFLEPRDDVVVLFHGTYGFQEVGQQRMGDSGPLVSLLVKDLPSYQYVRDTWLSRGGLPAEAWLAEREPRAQGVQA
- a CDS encoding sensor histidine kinase → MLWQPLNHIRLLRYTGVFTLLCAGAPLLTELWLASHAPPPPTALQTRTALEREQTGPCASPPTGVHPAGAVCGVADTAGAADGGPVAASAVGNLMRPELSGWALSYLVFGVAYLWLTRRLGTGRVMVRVGGLLLMTFAALGVGWFSRSGLSALLLVVIAMVLPWLLEWRVALAWMLGQHLLLGLVFVEELGLDVLPALLQVFTYLGISTLAFITSAIASQQAREREVQRQLNSELRATRALLAESSRLAERMRIARELHDLIGHHLTALTLNLEVARHLTEAKAREHVGVAQSTAKLLLADVREAVSELRQDDAIDLTQALASLVDAVPGLHIHMEVPARFAVEDPLRAQALLRCVQEIVTNTARHAHARNLWLSFSYVDEHLIGLAARDDGRGTDVLMPGNGLLGMRERLAGFGGTVRIDSAVPRGFALSIELPLNQRQTPLAHAPDLSGQAALVWPSSAEIYGRRDSREGLDG
- a CDS encoding response regulator codes for the protein MTISVCLVDDQNLVRQGIRSLLELTDDMAVVAECVDGIDALAQIPRLRPDVVLLDLRMPNMSGIEVLQALAARGDLPPTIILTTFDDDQLVLQGLKAGAKGYLLKDVSLQQLVDAVRVVAEGGSLVAPMVTQRLRAGVDRMQNQFSSLEQPDPLTERETEILRLLSGGYSNKEIANSLKVAEGTVKNHVSNILSKLGVRDRTRAVLKALELGIV